The following coding sequences lie in one Rhizobium rhododendri genomic window:
- the rpsD gene encoding 30S ribosomal protein S4: MSKRASSKYKIDRRMGENIWGRPKSPVNRREYGPGQHGQRRKGKLSDFGVQLRAKQKLKGYYGDLREKQFRAIFAEADRRKGDTSENLIGLLESRLDAIVYRAKFVPTVFAARQFVNHGHVTVNGVRVNIGSYRCKAGDVIEVRQKSKQLVIVLEAVGLAERDVPDYIEVDHNKMVATFVRVPTLTDVPYAVVMEPQLVVEFYSR; encoded by the coding sequence ATGAGCAAGCGCGCATCATCCAAGTATAAAATCGATCGCCGTATGGGCGAGAACATCTGGGGCCGCCCGAAGTCGCCGGTCAACCGTCGCGAATACGGTCCTGGCCAGCACGGTCAGCGCCGCAAGGGTAAGCTTTCGGATTTCGGCGTTCAGCTGCGCGCCAAGCAGAAGCTCAAGGGCTACTACGGCGACCTGCGCGAAAAACAGTTCCGCGCGATCTTCGCCGAAGCCGACCGCCGCAAGGGCGATACGTCTGAAAACCTGATCGGTCTGCTGGAATCGCGTCTGGATGCGATCGTCTATCGCGCCAAGTTCGTTCCAACGGTCTTTGCTGCCCGTCAGTTCGTCAACCACGGCCACGTCACGGTCAACGGCGTCCGCGTCAACATCGGTTCCTACCGTTGCAAGGCCGGCGATGTTATCGAAGTGCGTCAGAAGTCGAAGCAGCTGGTCATCGTTCTCGAAGCCGTTGGCCTCGCTGAGCGCGATGTTCCTGACTACATCGAAGTCGACCACAACAAGATGGTTGCGACTTTCGTCCGCGTGCCGACCCTGACCGACGTTCCTTACGCCGTCGTCATGGAACCGCAGCTGGTCGTCGAATTCTACTCGCGTTAA
- the ttcA gene encoding tRNA 2-thiocytidine(32) synthetase TtcA → MNIAMPVVDEIQADIEDAAGAHPLFADAPRSVSFNKLRKRLLRQVRQAFDDFDMLKGQKRWLVGVSGGKDSYGLLSLLLDLKWRGLLPVDLIACNLDQGQPNFPKHVLPEYLTKVGVPHRIEYRDTYSIVKEKVPAGGTYCSLCSRLRRGNLYRIAREEGCEALVLGHHREDILETFFMNFFHGGRLASMPAKLLNDEGDLMVLRPLAYAAEDDLAKFAAAMQFPIIPCDLCGSQDGLQRNAMKDMLADIERRMPGRKDTMLRALAHVNPSHLLDPALFDFSGLAVTKPS, encoded by the coding sequence ATGAACATAGCGATGCCCGTGGTCGACGAAATCCAAGCCGACATCGAGGATGCCGCCGGCGCGCACCCGCTTTTCGCTGATGCGCCGCGCTCCGTATCCTTCAACAAGCTGCGCAAGCGCCTGTTGCGCCAAGTGCGCCAGGCATTTGACGATTTCGACATGCTGAAGGGTCAGAAGCGCTGGCTGGTTGGTGTCTCCGGTGGCAAGGATTCCTATGGCCTGCTGTCGCTGCTGCTCGACCTGAAATGGCGCGGGCTGCTGCCGGTAGACCTCATCGCCTGCAATCTCGACCAGGGGCAGCCGAATTTTCCCAAGCACGTGCTGCCGGAGTACCTGACGAAGGTCGGCGTGCCGCACCGGATCGAGTATCGGGACACATATTCCATCGTGAAGGAAAAAGTGCCGGCCGGGGGCACATACTGTTCGCTCTGCTCGCGGCTGCGTCGCGGCAATCTCTATCGCATCGCTCGCGAGGAGGGTTGCGAGGCGCTGGTGCTCGGGCATCACCGGGAAGACATCCTCGAAACCTTCTTCATGAACTTCTTTCATGGCGGTCGTCTGGCATCGATGCCGGCAAAGCTGCTCAACGACGAGGGCGACCTGATGGTGCTCCGTCCGCTTGCCTATGCCGCCGAGGACGACCTTGCGAAGTTCGCAGCCGCCATGCAGTTCCCGATCATTCCCTGCGATCTCTGCGGCTCGCAGGATGGCCTGCAGCGCAACGCCATGAAGGATATGCTCGCCGATATCGAACGCCGCATGCCCGGCCGCAAGGACACAATGCTACGCGCCCTGGCGCATGTGAACCCGTCGCATCTGCTCGATCCCGCCCTGTTCGATTTTTCCGGTCTTGCTGTCACAAAACCGTCGTGA
- the murI gene encoding glutamate racemase: protein MTAPTTEPKPILVFDSGIGGLTVLREARVLMPERGFVYVADDAGFPYGGWEEQPLKDRIISLFARLLAEYDPEICIIACNTAFTLAGADLRAAFPDMTFVGTVPAIKPAAERTRSGLVSVLATPGTVKRAYTRDLIQSFAAQCHVRLVGSENLARMAEAYIRGEPVSDEAVLQEIGQCFVEKEGRKTDIVVLACTHYPFMANLFRRLAPWPVDWLDPAEAIARRARSLVPVLADAVHPEADDFAVFTSGNPDFATRRLMQGFGLRA from the coding sequence ATGACAGCGCCGACGACTGAGCCCAAGCCGATCCTGGTCTTCGATTCGGGCATCGGCGGCCTGACCGTGTTGCGCGAGGCGCGGGTGCTGATGCCGGAGCGCGGCTTCGTCTATGTAGCCGACGATGCCGGCTTCCCCTATGGCGGCTGGGAAGAGCAGCCGCTGAAAGACCGCATCATCTCGCTCTTCGCTCGACTGCTGGCCGAATACGATCCCGAGATCTGCATCATTGCCTGCAACACCGCCTTCACGCTGGCTGGCGCCGATCTGCGCGCCGCCTTTCCTGACATGACGTTCGTTGGCACCGTGCCAGCCATCAAACCGGCGGCCGAGCGGACCCGCTCCGGCCTCGTCTCGGTGCTGGCGACGCCTGGAACCGTCAAGCGCGCCTATACCCGCGACCTGATCCAGTCGTTTGCCGCCCAGTGCCATGTCCGCCTCGTCGGCTCGGAAAACCTGGCGCGGATGGCGGAAGCTTATATCCGGGGCGAACCGGTCTCCGACGAAGCCGTGCTGCAGGAGATCGGCCAATGCTTCGTGGAAAAGGAGGGTCGCAAGACCGACATCGTCGTGCTCGCCTGCACCCACTATCCGTTCATGGCCAACCTCTTCCGTCGCCTGGCACCCTGGCCGGTCGACTGGCTCGACCCCGCCGAGGCCATCGCCCGCCGCGCCCGCAGCCTCGTGCCTGTCCTCGCCGATGCCGTTCACCCGGAAGCGGACGACTTCGCGGTGTTCACCTCGGGCAATCCGGATTTTGCGACGCGGCGACTGATGCAGGGGTTTGGGCTGAGGGCTTAG
- a CDS encoding multidrug effflux MFS transporter, with product MGKREFIALAALLMALNALAIDIMLPALQQIGASLGVENENHRQYIVSAYLMGFGGAQLVYGPLSDRFGRRVPLIAGVVIYILSSLGIAFIPSFFGLLALRFVQGLGAAATRVITISIVRDIYGGRQMAEVMSLIMMVFMIVPVIAPGSGQIIMLFASWHMIFVFIAAIASCVLVWVYFRMPDTLHAEDVRPFTVKSILAGFAIVLSNRTALCYTLASTFIFGALFGFINSAQQIYVGIYKLGVYAPLAFGGVALFMASASFANSQLVGRFGMRRLSHASLIGFSVITFVWLVVQLSFASPMPFPLFIVFFALVMFQFGLIGSNFNALAMEPLGHVAGTASSVLGFMSTVGGALIGAAIGQSFDGTATPMVVGYFTVSLIALGFVLYAERGKLFRPHNAPVVNDPSLAH from the coding sequence ATGGGCAAACGCGAATTCATCGCGCTGGCTGCACTGCTAATGGCTCTAAACGCGCTTGCGATCGACATCATGCTGCCGGCGCTGCAGCAGATCGGCGCCAGCCTCGGCGTCGAAAATGAAAATCATCGGCAATACATCGTCTCGGCCTATCTCATGGGCTTTGGCGGCGCACAGCTTGTATACGGTCCGCTTTCGGACCGCTTCGGACGGCGCGTGCCGTTGATTGCCGGCGTGGTCATCTACATCCTGTCGTCGCTCGGCATTGCCTTCATTCCCTCGTTCTTCGGCCTGCTGGCACTGCGTTTCGTCCAGGGGCTGGGAGCTGCCGCCACGCGCGTCATCACCATTTCCATCGTCCGCGACATCTATGGCGGCAGGCAGATGGCCGAGGTCATGTCGCTGATCATGATGGTATTCATGATCGTGCCGGTAATTGCGCCGGGATCTGGCCAGATCATTATGCTTTTTGCCAGCTGGCACATGATCTTCGTATTTATCGCCGCCATCGCGTCCTGCGTGCTGGTCTGGGTCTACTTCCGCATGCCGGACACGCTGCATGCCGAGGACGTGCGCCCCTTCACGGTAAAATCGATCCTGGCCGGCTTTGCGATCGTTCTCTCGAACCGCACCGCGCTCTGCTATACGCTCGCCAGCACCTTCATATTCGGGGCGCTGTTCGGCTTTATCAACTCCGCCCAGCAGATCTATGTCGGCATCTACAAGCTCGGTGTCTACGCACCACTGGCCTTTGGGGGTGTCGCCCTTTTCATGGCGTCTGCATCCTTTGCCAACTCGCAACTGGTCGGGCGCTTCGGTATGCGCCGCCTGTCGCACGCCTCGCTGATCGGCTTTAGCGTCATTACCTTCGTTTGGCTGGTCGTACAGCTGTCCTTCGCGTCGCCGATGCCATTTCCGCTGTTCATCGTCTTCTTCGCGCTGGTGATGTTCCAGTTCGGCCTGATCGGCTCGAACTTCAACGCGCTGGCCATGGAGCCGCTCGGTCACGTCGCCGGGACCGCCTCGTCCGTGCTCGGCTTCATGAGCACCGTCGGTGGCGCCCTGATCGGCGCGGCCATCGGCCAGTCCTTCGACGGAACGGCGACGCCGATGGTGGTGGGCTACTTCACGGTGTCGCTGATCGCTCTCGGTTTCGTCCTATATGCCGAGCGCGGCAAGCTTTTCCGGCCGCACAACGCACCCGTCGTCAACGATCCCTCCCTCGCCCACTGA
- a CDS encoding HigA family addiction module antitoxin, which yields MMKSPPHPGELLRQDFLLPLGLPVTEAAERLKISRVSLSRVLNGRAAISPDLAVRLEMAGVSKARFWLGLQCNYDLAQALKRDHPAVRPLDDKAA from the coding sequence ATGATGAAATCTCCTCCTCATCCCGGAGAATTGTTGCGACAGGATTTCCTTCTGCCATTGGGGCTTCCCGTTACCGAGGCTGCCGAGCGCCTGAAGATTTCACGCGTATCGTTGTCGCGCGTTCTGAATGGCCGAGCAGCCATAAGCCCGGATCTCGCAGTCCGGCTGGAAATGGCCGGCGTCAGCAAGGCGCGCTTCTGGCTGGGGCTTCAATGCAATTACGATCTGGCGCAAGCCTTGAAGCGCGATCATCCAGCGGTGAGGCCATTGGACGACAAGGCCGCATGA
- a CDS encoding RNA methyltransferase, with protein sequence MSGTNSEKPLLAEGPVIILVEPQMGENIGMVARAMANFGLAELRLVNPRDGWPNEKATAAASNASHVIEATRVFPTLEEAIADLHFVYATTARERYGYKPVRSPVVAAETLRGRFVAGERCGVLFGRERWGLSNEEVALADEIVTFPVNPAFASLNIAQAVLLMSYEWMKSGMEDLSVTSFAANPQRPSTKSQLQGLFDHVEEALSARNYFHPIEKKPKMVDNLRAVFSRQGFTEQEISVMRGVISSLDRFPRNVSRAEPRNAAKEKPVDDSADD encoded by the coding sequence ATGTCAGGAACAAACAGCGAAAAGCCGTTGCTGGCCGAGGGGCCGGTCATCATACTGGTCGAGCCGCAGATGGGCGAGAATATCGGCATGGTGGCGCGCGCCATGGCGAATTTCGGCCTTGCCGAACTGCGTCTCGTAAACCCGCGCGACGGATGGCCGAACGAAAAGGCGACTGCCGCTGCCTCAAATGCCAGTCATGTCATTGAGGCGACGCGCGTATTTCCGACCCTGGAAGAAGCTATTGCCGATCTTCATTTCGTGTATGCCACGACGGCCCGCGAGCGCTACGGCTACAAGCCTGTCCGCTCGCCTGTCGTGGCTGCGGAGACACTGCGGGGGCGTTTTGTCGCCGGCGAGCGCTGCGGCGTTCTGTTCGGGCGCGAGCGCTGGGGTCTCAGCAACGAGGAAGTGGCGTTGGCCGACGAGATCGTCACTTTCCCGGTCAATCCCGCTTTTGCCTCGCTGAACATCGCCCAGGCCGTGCTGCTGATGTCCTATGAGTGGATGAAGTCCGGCATGGAGGACCTGAGCGTCACCAGCTTTGCCGCCAATCCGCAGCGCCCATCGACGAAATCGCAGCTTCAGGGGCTGTTCGACCATGTCGAGGAAGCGCTGAGCGCGCGGAATTATTTTCATCCCATCGAAAAAAAGCCGAAGATGGTCGACAATCTCCGGGCTGTGTTTTCGCGGCAAGGGTTCACCGAGCAGGAGATCAGTGTCATGCGTGGCGTGATCTCGTCGCTGGATCGCTTTCCGCGGAACGTGTCCCGCGCCGAACCGCGCAATGCCGCCAAGGAAAAACCCGTCGATGACAGCGCCGACGACTGA
- a CDS encoding inositol monophosphatase family protein, with amino-acid sequence MTATVDITVLANLLRNAAQAEILPRFRRLGAGDIRIKSEATDLVTEADEQAERMIKAEVERLWPEAVFIGEESVAADPDLLGKLEGADLAIIVDPVDGTFNFAAGVPAFGVMASVVVRGETIAGIIFDPMGDDWVMAEKGSGAWLRRPGGEAERLSVAAPVPLEQMTGFASTGFIDKSKRAEVMGNLAKVRFASNYRCAAHEYRTFAGGHVHYLMYNKILPWDHLAGVLISEEAGAYAARFDRSRYLPHHSDGGLLITPDKASWETLRREVFTL; translated from the coding sequence ATGACCGCGACCGTCGACATCACCGTTCTCGCCAACCTGCTGCGAAACGCGGCGCAGGCTGAAATCCTGCCGCGCTTCCGTCGTCTCGGTGCCGGCGATATCCGTATAAAGTCGGAAGCGACCGATCTGGTGACCGAGGCCGACGAGCAGGCCGAGCGGATGATCAAGGCCGAGGTCGAGAGGCTCTGGCCGGAGGCGGTGTTCATCGGCGAGGAATCGGTCGCGGCCGACCCGGATCTTCTCGGCAAGCTTGAGGGCGCGGATCTTGCGATCATCGTCGATCCGGTCGACGGCACATTCAACTTTGCCGCAGGCGTTCCTGCCTTCGGCGTCATGGCGTCGGTGGTCGTTCGAGGTGAAACCATCGCCGGGATCATATTCGATCCGATGGGCGACGACTGGGTGATGGCGGAAAAAGGTAGCGGCGCCTGGCTCCGCAGGCCAGGCGGCGAGGCGGAGCGCCTGTCCGTGGCAGCGCCGGTGCCACTGGAGCAGATGACCGGTTTTGCCTCGACGGGCTTCATCGACAAGAGCAAGCGCGCCGAGGTCATGGGTAATCTCGCTAAGGTGCGCTTTGCTTCCAACTATCGCTGCGCGGCGCATGAATACCGCACCTTTGCCGGCGGCCACGTGCATTACCTGATGTACAACAAGATCCTGCCCTGGGACCATCTGGCCGGCGTGCTGATCAGCGAGGAGGCGGGTGCCTATGCGGCGCGCTTCGATAGATCTCGCTACCTGCCCCACCACTCAGACGGCGGGCTGCTGATCACGCCGGACAAGGCATCCTGGGAGACGCTGCGCCGTGAGGTCTTCACGCTCTGA
- a CDS encoding inositol monophosphatase family protein produces the protein MAINENDIAFLVEQVRQAGEAEIMPRFRNLQTADIAEKTSSIDLVTQADLLSEERITKALRQRFPQALIVGEEAYDTDRSVVPALNRAELAFVIDPVDGTFNFAAGLPMFGTILAVVANGETVAGIIHDPVLGDTITAVAGGGAHLTRSNGSSQRLRVAAPKPVSSMTGIVAWAHMGEPERSRIASNMAKIRMSFYYNCSAHEYWMLSSGKIDFVAHEKLNPWDHLAGLLIHREAGGYSARFDGSAHPPGEMTGGIIAAADRESWEAVRREIIGL, from the coding sequence ATGGCCATTAACGAAAATGACATCGCTTTCCTGGTCGAACAGGTCCGGCAGGCTGGCGAAGCGGAAATCATGCCGCGTTTCCGCAATCTTCAGACCGCCGACATCGCCGAAAAGACATCGTCCATCGACCTCGTGACGCAGGCGGATCTGCTGTCCGAGGAGCGTATCACGAAAGCCCTGCGGCAGCGTTTCCCGCAAGCGCTCATCGTCGGCGAGGAGGCTTACGATACCGATCGCTCGGTGGTGCCTGCCCTGAACCGCGCGGAACTTGCCTTCGTCATAGATCCCGTCGACGGCACTTTCAACTTTGCGGCCGGCCTGCCGATGTTCGGCACCATCCTTGCCGTCGTCGCAAATGGCGAGACCGTGGCGGGCATTATCCATGATCCTGTTCTCGGCGACACCATCACTGCGGTTGCCGGCGGAGGCGCGCACCTGACGCGTAGCAACGGCAGTTCCCAGCGGCTGCGGGTCGCTGCGCCGAAACCCGTTTCTTCCATGACCGGTATCGTCGCCTGGGCGCATATGGGCGAGCCGGAACGTTCGCGAATTGCCAGCAACATGGCCAAGATCCGGATGAGCTTCTACTACAACTGCTCGGCCCATGAGTACTGGATGCTGTCGTCAGGCAAGATCGACTTCGTGGCCCATGAGAAGCTCAATCCCTGGGATCATCTGGCCGGGCTGCTGATCCACCGCGAGGCGGGTGGCTATAGCGCCCGCTTTGACGGCTCGGCCCATCCACCGGGCGAAATGACCGGCGGCATCATTGCCGCTGCCGACCGGGAGAGCTGGGAAGCGGTTCGCCGGGAGATCATCGGTCTCTGA
- a CDS encoding multidrug effflux MFS transporter — protein MTQPITSNDVAPGGSERIGLGLVEFIVTIALMTASVSLAIDSMLPALPRIGAALGVPTANDTQLVIGVFFFGFGLAQLVFGSLSDTYGRRNILLGGLVFYVITMFAAAWTDSFAVLLALRFAQGVGAAAVRITTMAMVRDCFGGREMARVMSFVMIVFMIVPIVAPALGQLIITVATWPWIFILLGSAGAVLLVWAFFRMNESLPLTERLPLSTRSVLSGFRTVLTNRITCGYMLGMTLFTGVICAYVMSVQQVFGEVFGLGDWLPLAFAASAGGIAIANFANGFFVRRFGMRRISHAAMILFTIIAACGFVFALAMPPSFIVTYLLISSLLVMFAVIATNFTAICLEPMGHLAGTATSITGFVSTTGGALVGGAVGQLFDSTTRPLFAGFAIFGALTIAAVLWAENGKLFSHPGDDPVLDPGAMHG, from the coding sequence ATGACCCAGCCGATAACATCGAACGACGTGGCGCCGGGAGGATCGGAGCGCATCGGTCTGGGACTGGTGGAGTTCATCGTCACCATCGCCCTGATGACCGCCAGCGTGTCTCTGGCGATCGACAGCATGCTGCCGGCGCTACCCAGGATCGGCGCAGCGCTCGGCGTGCCCACCGCCAACGACACCCAGCTGGTGATCGGCGTGTTCTTCTTCGGCTTCGGCCTGGCGCAGCTCGTCTTCGGCAGCCTGTCAGACACCTATGGGCGCCGCAACATCCTTCTCGGCGGCCTTGTCTTCTACGTCATCACGATGTTCGCCGCAGCCTGGACCGACAGTTTCGCGGTCCTCCTCGCGCTACGTTTCGCGCAAGGCGTGGGTGCCGCCGCCGTCCGCATCACCACGATGGCAATGGTCCGCGATTGTTTCGGCGGACGCGAGATGGCGCGGGTCATGTCCTTCGTGATGATCGTCTTCATGATCGTCCCCATCGTCGCCCCGGCCCTCGGCCAGCTGATCATCACCGTTGCGACCTGGCCGTGGATCTTCATTTTGCTCGGCAGCGCCGGCGCGGTGTTGCTGGTCTGGGCGTTTTTCCGGATGAACGAATCCCTGCCCCTGACGGAGCGGCTGCCGCTATCGACGCGCTCCGTGCTGTCAGGCTTCCGCACCGTGCTCACCAACCGCATCACCTGCGGCTACATGCTCGGCATGACGCTGTTTACTGGTGTCATCTGCGCCTATGTGATGTCGGTGCAGCAGGTGTTCGGTGAAGTCTTCGGTCTCGGCGACTGGTTGCCATTAGCCTTTGCCGCAAGCGCCGGCGGCATTGCGATCGCCAATTTCGCCAATGGCTTCTTCGTCCGCCGTTTCGGGATGCGGCGCATCTCCCACGCGGCCATGATCCTGTTCACGATCATCGCCGCTTGCGGTTTTGTATTCGCGCTGGCGATGCCACCGAGCTTCATCGTCACATATCTGCTGATTTCGTCGCTGCTGGTGATGTTCGCCGTCATCGCCACCAATTTCACCGCCATCTGCCTGGAGCCAATGGGCCACCTTGCGGGCACCGCCACTTCGATCACCGGCTTCGTCTCGACGACCGGCGGCGCGCTGGTCGGCGGCGCGGTCGGCCAGCTGTTCGACAGCACGACGCGGCCGCTGTTTGCAGGATTTGCAATCTTCGGCGCGCTGACGATCGCGGCCGTCCTATGGGCTGAAAATGGCAAGCTGTTTTCCCACCCCGGCGACGATCCCGTCCTCGACCCCGGCGCCATGCACGGCTGA
- a CDS encoding glutaminase, with protein sequence MTDVQAILDSIHADLLPRLGEGKVADYIPELAKVDVRQFGMAITTVDGRVYRVGDAEMSFSIQSISKVFMLTLALGKIGEQLWKRVGREPSGSAFNSIVQLEQEAGIPRNPFINAGAIAVTDVVLSGHAPKEVIGEFLRFMRYLADDESILIDDRVARSEAQTGFRNFALTNFMRAYHNIENPVEHVLGVYFHQCALAMSCSQLSKAGLYLAARGSNPVTGHSVVSPKRARRINALMLMCGHYDGSGDFAYHVGLPGKSGVGGGILAIAPGVASIAVWSPGLNKVGNSQLGAVALEMLAARTGWSVFGD encoded by the coding sequence ATGACCGACGTGCAGGCGATCCTCGACAGCATTCATGCCGACCTGTTGCCACGGCTCGGCGAGGGCAAGGTTGCCGATTATATCCCCGAGCTTGCCAAGGTCGACGTCCGCCAGTTCGGCATGGCGATCACCACCGTCGATGGCCGCGTCTATCGCGTCGGCGATGCCGAAATGTCGTTCTCGATCCAGAGTATCTCGAAAGTCTTCATGCTGACGCTGGCGCTCGGCAAGATCGGCGAGCAGCTGTGGAAACGAGTGGGTCGCGAGCCATCGGGTTCGGCCTTCAATTCCATCGTCCAACTCGAGCAGGAAGCCGGCATTCCGCGCAACCCCTTCATCAATGCCGGCGCCATTGCGGTTACCGATGTCGTTCTCTCCGGCCATGCGCCAAAAGAAGTGATCGGCGAGTTCCTGCGGTTCATGCGGTATCTGGCCGATGACGAATCGATTCTCATCGACGACCGCGTCGCCCGCTCCGAGGCGCAGACCGGTTTTCGAAACTTTGCCCTGACCAATTTCATGCGGGCCTACCACAACATCGAAAATCCCGTCGAGCATGTACTGGGCGTCTATTTTCACCAGTGCGCACTGGCCATGAGTTGCAGCCAGCTGTCGAAGGCGGGGCTCTATCTCGCCGCGCGCGGCAGCAACCCGGTCACCGGCCATTCCGTCGTGTCGCCGAAGCGGGCGCGGCGCATCAATGCGCTGATGCTGATGTGCGGCCATTACGATGGATCCGGTGACTTTGCCTATCACGTCGGCCTGCCCGGCAAGAGCGGCGTCGGCGGCGGTATCCTGGCAATCGCGCCCGGGGTCGCCTCCATCGCCGTCTGGTCGCCGGGGCTGAACAAGGTCGGCAACTCGCAGTTGGGCGCAGTGGCGCTCGAAATGCTGGCGGCGCGTACCGGCTGGTCGGTATTTGGCGATTGA
- a CDS encoding ATP-binding protein gives MQVGIDMGTASGGTSAQLDIEELLATRLLVQGNSGSGKSHLLRRLLEQSAQWVQQCIIDPEGDFVTLADKFGHVIVDGERSEAELTGIATRIRQHRVSCVLTLEGLDVEQQMRAAAAFLNGMFDADREYWYPVLVVVDEAQMFAPAVAGEVSDDARKMSLGAMTNLMCRGRKRGLAGVIATQRLAKLAKNVAAEASNFLMGRTFLDIDMARAADLLGMDRRQAEMFRDLQRGHFVALGPALSRRPMPITIGAVETSARSSSPKLMPLPDAPMDVEDLIFTPDPQEFQRAAVRRTPTPRPTTDILAELSRFVPPAMAPIEDARPKQADVSPEERQERLGAVLAEILDDPASGFRTDSVLYQEFLVRVRMRRIPGPPLSMPDFRHRVAISRSGVDPVTAETENWATAMTLSKGVTDDLQGVFLMLAKAAICGEPCPSDARIARAYGTHSARRARRLLSYFEEQGSVVVHTDFSGRRVVAFPDIDCQTAPGDANAVDDVSVTQTAAE, from the coding sequence TTGCAGGTCGGCATCGACATGGGGACGGCGTCCGGCGGGACCAGCGCCCAGCTCGATATCGAGGAGCTGCTGGCGACGCGCCTGCTGGTGCAGGGCAATTCCGGCTCCGGCAAATCCCATCTTCTGCGGCGCCTGCTGGAGCAATCGGCGCAATGGGTGCAGCAATGCATCATCGATCCCGAGGGTGATTTCGTTACGCTTGCCGACAAGTTCGGCCATGTGATCGTCGATGGCGAGCGTAGCGAGGCGGAACTGACGGGCATTGCGACGCGCATCCGGCAGCACCGGGTCTCCTGCGTCCTGACGCTCGAGGGGCTCGATGTCGAGCAGCAGATGCGCGCCGCCGCCGCCTTTTTGAACGGCATGTTCGATGCCGACCGCGAATACTGGTATCCGGTGCTTGTCGTCGTCGACGAGGCGCAGATGTTCGCGCCCGCCGTTGCCGGCGAAGTCTCGGACGATGCCCGCAAGATGTCGCTCGGCGCGATGACCAACCTGATGTGCCGTGGCCGCAAGCGCGGGCTCGCCGGCGTCATCGCCACGCAGCGGCTGGCAAAGCTTGCCAAGAACGTGGCGGCCGAAGCCTCGAACTTCCTGATGGGCCGCACCTTCCTCGACATCGACATGGCGCGTGCCGCCGACCTGCTCGGCATGGACCGGCGCCAGGCGGAGATGTTCCGCGACCTGCAGCGCGGCCATTTCGTAGCGCTTGGTCCGGCCCTCTCGCGCCGCCCGATGCCGATCACCATCGGTGCCGTGGAAACCTCGGCGCGCTCGTCTAGCCCGAAGCTGATGCCGCTGCCGGATGCGCCGATGGATGTCGAGGACCTGATCTTCACGCCGGATCCGCAGGAATTCCAGCGCGCTGCCGTGCGCCGCACACCGACGCCCAGGCCGACGACGGATATCCTGGCCGAGCTTTCGCGGTTTGTGCCGCCGGCAATGGCGCCGATCGAGGATGCCCGGCCGAAGCAGGCGGATGTGAGCCCCGAGGAGCGGCAGGAGCGGCTGGGCGCCGTACTGGCTGAAATCCTCGACGATCCTGCCTCCGGCTTCCGAACCGATTCAGTGCTCTACCAGGAGTTCCTGGTGCGGGTGCGCATGCGGCGCATTCCAGGGCCGCCGCTGTCGATGCCGGATTTCCGTCACCGGGTGGCGATCTCGCGCTCCGGCGTCGATCCGGTGACTGCCGAGACGGAAAACTGGGCGACGGCGATGACGTTGTCGAAGGGCGTCACCGACGATCTGCAAGGCGTGTTCCTGATGCTCGCAAAGGCTGCCATCTGCGGCGAGCCGTGCCCGTCGGATGCGCGGATCGCGCGCGCCTACGGCACGCACTCCGCCCGACGCGCCAGACGCCTGCTCAGCTATTTCGAGGAACAGGGCAGCGTCGTGGTGCACACCGATTTTTCCGGCAGGCGAGTCGTGGCTTTTCCCGATATCGATTGCCAGACGGCGCCGGGCGACGCCAATGCCGTCGACGATGTCAGCGTGACACAGACGGCAGCCGAGTGA